GGCAGACGGCAAATGCGGACCTCGCATCGGCCTATGAACAGGCACGGCGTGTGTTGCGGGAGTTTGGGTTCACGTCTCCGCTTGACGACTGATGTACTACATTGCGCATTCACAGACGAAGTCGTAACGCAGAGGCGACCATAGTTTACCTTCTCACGGCGCGGTGCATTTCATTGGCTGCGCAACCAATTTGAGGTCATGATGCTCCATAAACCGCAGGCCAAGATACCGAATGCTATCGATATTCATGTCGGCAGCCGCATCCGCTTGCAACGCACGCTTTTGGGATTGAGCCAAACGACGCTGGCAGAAGGGCTCGGCATCACCTTCCAGCAGGTGCAGAAATACGAGAAGGGCACAAATCGTGTCGGCTCTAGCCGGCTGCAGGCCATCGCAAACATTCTCGGCGTCCCGGTTGCCTGGTTTTTCGAGGAGGGGCCTAGGGACTCTTCCAATCCGCTGGAGCCGGAGCCGGGGGCCGGCAGGGAAATCACGCAGTTCCTTAATTCCGTCGAGGGGCTGGCTCTCAATCGCGCTTTTGTGAAGATTGAGGACGACAAGATCCGACGGAAGCTCGTCAACCTGGTGAAAACGCTGGCAAAAGAGTCTTCGGAGTAAGGCCCCGCTGATAGGAGGTCAGCATGCTTTGTGCTGACCTCCTAAAATGAGCCCCGACTTTAGAAGGGCCAGAGGCTTCCCAGGTAGATCGCTGTCTCGTTTACCCAATCCATCGAGTCACGATACCAGGCCGTAACCGTTTCCGAGGCCACCTGGACGCAGCCGAGAAAAAATACAAATACGATAACGACGGCGAAGAACTTGCCAAACCCCTCGTCGCCTTTCGGGTCATTGCTCTGGATGACGTATTGTTGCCGGTTATCGTTCAACATATCCCTTAACGGTCCCGATCGTCGCGGTCGCGTTCCCTCTGTTCCATTTCTTCCCGCTCAAGCTCCTCGAGGCGAGGAACGTGCTGTTGGGCGGGGTCAGTCCGTGTTGTATCTCCGCTGCGCTGATCAGCTTCACTCTCTTTATTTAGACGATCTTGCAGACGATTTGTAGCATTAACCGTCGACGCCAGCTCGTGGGCCTCCCGAGCATCGTCCTGACGGTCGGGCTCAGCATCGGGGTCAAACTCTTTGTGCATCTCAGCTAGATAGGAGGCTTCATCAATCCGCGTCGGTTCGACGGCCCTGAAGCTGGTGTCGACGGCAACGCCATGCGCTTTCAGTTGCTCCAATTGAGGAGCAACACTTTCGACATGGCCCTCATGCTCTCGCCTATCCCTTTCGATCTCGGGCTCATATTCGAGCCCGCTCATGCGAGCCGAATACGCCTCCTCATCATCGTAACCATAGTCAACCTCGGTCCGCGAGAGATCAAGAATCTCACCTGCTCCGAGCCTATCGAGCTGAGCACTCATATCCGAGAGGAATTGGCGTTCAGCACTAGCCTCGCTTCGGGTCGCGTAGCTATCCTCTGAGCTGAAATTTGGCGAATCCTGATTGTTCAAACGCTCATCGAGGCGATCAATACGCTCGACTATCACGGCCTGCACTCCTTTGATGACCTCTTCGCGGTCATCGTTCCGCGACGGGACATTGATGTC
The genomic region above belongs to Rhizobium leguminosarum and contains:
- a CDS encoding helix-turn-helix domain-containing protein, yielding MLHKPQAKIPNAIDIHVGSRIRLQRTLLGLSQTTLAEGLGITFQQVQKYEKGTNRVGSSRLQAIANILGVPVAWFFEEGPRDSSNPLEPEPGAGREITQFLNSVEGLALNRAFVKIEDDKIRRKLVNLVKTLAKESSE